From one Halosimplex rubrum genomic stretch:
- a CDS encoding HhH-GPD family protein, giving the protein MSDADAAAGEQYLPEDADAVRDALVAWYEADHRDFPWRRTDDPYEILVSEVMSQQTQLSRVVTAWEAFLERWPTTAELAAADRADVVGFWSDHSLGYNNRAKYLHEAAGQVEDDYGGEFPDSPDELSELMGVGPYTANAVASFAFDNGNAVVDTNVKRVLYRAFDVPDDDAAFERVAAELMPEGESRVWNNAIMELGGVACEKSPACDGAECPWREWCHAYGTGDFTAPDVPTQPDFEGSRRQMRGRVVNVLGEHGELELDRLGPRVRVDYAPDGEYGREWLAGLLSDLDDDGLVAFDREAGVASLAR; this is encoded by the coding sequence ATGAGTGACGCCGACGCGGCGGCGGGCGAGCAGTACCTCCCCGAGGACGCCGACGCCGTCCGCGACGCGCTGGTGGCGTGGTACGAGGCCGACCACCGCGACTTTCCCTGGCGCCGCACCGACGACCCCTACGAGATCCTCGTCTCGGAGGTGATGAGCCAGCAGACCCAGCTGAGTCGGGTCGTCACCGCCTGGGAGGCCTTCCTGGAGCGGTGGCCGACGACCGCCGAGCTCGCGGCGGCCGACCGCGCCGACGTGGTCGGGTTCTGGAGCGACCACAGCCTCGGCTACAACAACCGCGCGAAGTACCTCCACGAGGCCGCCGGCCAGGTCGAGGACGACTACGGCGGCGAGTTCCCCGACTCGCCCGACGAGCTCTCCGAGCTGATGGGCGTCGGACCCTACACCGCCAACGCCGTCGCGAGCTTCGCCTTCGACAACGGGAACGCGGTGGTCGACACGAACGTCAAGCGCGTCCTCTACCGCGCGTTCGATGTGCCCGACGACGACGCGGCCTTCGAGCGGGTGGCCGCCGAGTTGATGCCCGAGGGCGAGTCGCGCGTCTGGAACAACGCGATCATGGAACTGGGCGGGGTGGCCTGCGAGAAGTCGCCCGCCTGCGACGGGGCCGAGTGTCCCTGGCGCGAGTGGTGTCACGCCTACGGCACGGGCGACTTCACCGCACCCGACGTGCCGACCCAGCCCGACTTCGAGGGGAGCCGCCGGCAGATGCGTGGACGCGTCGTGAACGTCCTCGGCGAACACGGCGAACTCGAACTGGACAGACTCGGACCGCGCGTTCGCGTCGACTACGCGCCCGACGGCGAGTACGGTCGCGAGTGGCTCGCCGGCCTCCTCTCGGACCTGGACGACGACGGGCTGGTGGCGTTCGACCGCGAGGCGGGCGTCGCCAGTCTGGCGCGGTGA
- a CDS encoding NADPH-dependent FMN reductase has translation MPDQPHVVALCGSLREESYTRKALRIALDEAEDRGASVDLIDLRELDLPLFDADDDAGDAEELRERVGRADSVLLGTPVYHGSYSSVLKTALDYCGFDEFEHTTVGLLCVAGGSFPITSLDHLQSVARSLDAWVVPHQVALPKARSKFEGAALREASDAERVRTLGQRVVEYATIEPDPPCPESAENVGATH, from the coding sequence CTGCCGGACCAACCACACGTGGTCGCGCTCTGCGGGAGCCTTCGCGAGGAGAGCTACACGCGCAAGGCGCTCCGAATCGCGCTCGACGAGGCCGAGGACAGGGGTGCCAGCGTCGACCTGATCGACCTCCGCGAGCTGGATCTACCCCTGTTCGACGCGGACGACGACGCCGGCGACGCCGAGGAACTGCGCGAGCGGGTGGGGCGAGCGGACTCGGTCCTCCTCGGGACGCCCGTCTATCACGGCTCGTACTCGTCGGTCCTGAAGACCGCGCTGGACTACTGCGGGTTCGACGAGTTCGAGCACACGACCGTCGGGCTGCTGTGTGTCGCCGGTGGCTCCTTCCCGATCACCTCGCTGGACCACCTGCAGTCGGTCGCCCGCTCGCTCGACGCCTGGGTGGTCCCCCATCAGGTCGCGCTCCCGAAGGCCCGGTCGAAGTTCGAGGGCGCGGCGCTGCGCGAGGCGAGCGACGCCGAGCGTGTGCGAACGCTGGGCCAGCGCGTCGTCGAGTACGCGACCATCGAGCCGGACCCGCCCTGCCCGGAGAGCGCGGAGAACGTCGGTGCGACCCACTGA